The following nucleotide sequence is from Chiroxiphia lanceolata isolate bChiLan1 chromosome 29, bChiLan1.pri, whole genome shotgun sequence.
tctattgggatgtgtctctgttgggatgtgtctctattgggatgtgtccctgttgggatgtgtctctattgggatgtgtctctattgggatgtgtcctgttggaatgtgtccctgttgggatgtgtcctgttgggatgtgtctctgttgggatgtgtctctgttgggatgtgtcctgttgggatgtgtctctattgggatgtgtctctattgggatgtgtctctattgggatgtgtctctgttgggatgtgtcctgttgggatgtgtcctgttgggatgtgtctctgttgggatgtgtccctgttgggatgtgtccctgttgggatgtgtctctgttgggatgtgtcctgttgggatgtgtctctgttgggatgtgtccctgttgggatgtgtcctgttgggatgtgtctctgttgggatgtgtctctattgggatgtgtctccattgggatgtgtcctgttgggatgtgtctctgttgggatgtgtctctattgggatgtgtctctattgggatgtgtctctattgggatgtgtctctattgggatgtgtccctgttgggatgtgtctctgttgggatgtgtctctattgggatgtgtcctgttgggatgtgtctctattgggatgtgtctctattgggatgtgtctctattgggatgtgtcctgttgggatgtgtcctgttgggatgtgtctctattgggatgtgtctctattgggatgtgtcctgttgggatgtgtctctattgggatgtgtcctgttgggatgtgtctctactgggatgtgtctctattgggatgtgtcctgttggaatgtgtccctgttgggatgtgtcctgttgggatgtgtctctattgggatgtgtcctgttgggatgtgtccctgttgggatgtgtcctgttgggatgtgtctctattgggatgtgtccctgttgggatgtgtccctgttgggatgtgtctctgttgggatgtgtctctattgggatgtgtctctactgggatgtgtctctgctgggatgtgtcctgttgggatgtgtctctattgggatgtgtcctgttgggatgtgtcctgttgggatgtgtctctattgggatgtgtctctgttgggatgtgtcctgttgggatgtgtctctgtttggatgtgtctctgttgggatgtgtcctgttgggatgtgtctctgttgggatgtgtctctattgggatgtgtcctgttgggatgtgtcctgttgggatgtgtctctgttgggatgtgtcctgttgggatgtttctctattgggatgtgtctctattgggatgtgtcctgttgggatgtgtctctattgggatgtgtctctgttgggatgtgtcctgttgggatgtgtcctgttgggatgtgtctctgttgggatgtgtctctattgggatgtgtctctgttgggatgtgtcctgttggaatgtgtccctgttgggatgtgtctctattgggatgtgtctctattgggatgtgtcctgttggaatgtgtccctgttgggatgtgtcctgttgggatgtgtctctgttgggatgtgtctctgttgggatgtgtcctgttgggatgtgtctctattgggatgtgtcctgttgggatgtgtccctgttgggatgtgtctctgttgggatgtgtctctattgggatgtgtctctattgggatgtgtctctgttgggatgtgtcctgttgggatgtgtcctgttgggatgtgtctctgttgggatgtgtccctgttgggatgtgtccctgttgggatgtgtctctgttgggatgtgtcctgttgggatgtgtccctgttgggatgtgtctctattgggatgtgtctctgttgggatgtgtctctattgggatgtgtctctgttgggatgtgtctctattgggatgtgtcctgttgggatgtgtctctgttgggatgtgtctctattgggatgtgtcctgttggaatgtgtccctgttgggatgtgtcctgttgggatgtgtctctattgggatgtgtcctgttgggatgtgtccctgttgggatgtgtcctgttgggatgtgtctctattgggatgtgtccctgttgggatgtgtccctgttgggatgtgtctctgttgggatgtgtctctattgggatgtgtctctactgggatgtgtctctgctgggatgtgtctctattgggatgtgtctctgttgggatgtgtcctgttgggatgtgtctctattgggatgtgtctctgttgggatgtgtcctgttgggatgtgtctctgtttggatgtgtctctgttgggatgtgtcctgttgggatgtgtccctgttgggatgtgtcctgttgggatgtgtcctgttgggatgtgtctctattgggatgtgtctctattgggatgtgtctctattgggatgtgtctctattgggatgtgtcctgttgggatgtgtctctattgggatgtgtcctgttgggatgtgtcctgttgggatgtgtctctgttgggatgtgtcctgttgggatgtgtctctattgggatgtgtctctattgggatgtgtctctgttgggatgtgtcctgttgggatgtgtccctgttgggatgtgtccctgtggggatgtgtctctattgggatgtgtctctgttgggatgtgtctctgttgggatgtgtctctattgggatgtgtctctgttgggatgtgtcctgttgggatgtgtctctgttgggatgtgtctctattgggatgtgtctctgttgggatgtgtcctgttgggatgtgtcctgttgggatgtgtctctattgggatgtgtccctgttgggatgtgtccctgttgggatgtgtccctgttgggatgtgtcctgttgggatgtgtctctattgggatgtgtctctattgggatgtgtccctgttgggatgtgtctctattgggatgtgtcctgttgggatgtgtctctattgggatgtgtcctgttgggatgtgtctctattgggatgtgtctctattgggatgtgtccctgttgggatgtgtctctattgggatgtgtcctgttgggatgtgtctctattgggatgtgtctctattgggatgtgtctctgttgggatgtgtctctattgggatgtgtctctattgggatgtgtccctgttgggatgtgtctctgttgggatgtgtctctattgggatgtgtcctgttgggatgtgtctctattgggatgtgtctctattgggatgtgtctctgttgggatgtgtctctattgggatgtgtctctattgggatgtgtccctgttgggatgtgtctctgttgggatgtgtctctattgggatgtgtcctgttgggatgtgtctctattgggatgtgtcctgttgggatgtgtctctgttgggatgtgtctctattgggatgtgtctctattgggatgtgtcctgttgggatgtgtcctgttgggatgtgtctctattgggatgtgtcctgttgggatgtgtcctgttgggatgtgtctctgttgggatgtgtctctattgggatgtgtctctattgggatgtgtctctgttgggatgtgtcctgttgggatgtgtcctgttgggatgtgtctctgttgggatgtgtctctgttgggatgtgtctctattgggatgtgtctctgttgggatgtgtctctattgggatgtgtccctgttgggatgtgtccctgttgggATGTCTCCCTGTTGGaatgtgtctctattgggatgtgtctctattgggatgtgtctctattgggatgtgtcctgttgggatgtgtcctgttgggatgtgtcctgttgggatgtgtctctattgggatgtgtcctgttgggatgtgtcctgttgggatgtgtctctattgggatgtgtcctgttgggatgtgtcctgttgggatgtgtctctattgggatgtgtccctgttgggatgtgtctctattgggatgtgtcctgttgggatgtgtctctattgggatgtgtctctgttgggatgtgtctctgttgggatgtgtccctgttggaatgtgtctctattgggatgtgtccctgttgggatgtgtctctattgggatgtgtcctgttgggatgtgtctctattgggatgtgtctctattgggatgtgtccctgttggaatgtgtctctattgggatgtgtccctgtttgaatgtgtctctattgggatgtgtccctgttgggatgtgtctctgttgggatgtgtctctattgggatgtgtccctgttgggatgtgtctctattgggatgtgtccctgttgggatgtgtctctgttgggatgtgtctctgttgggatgtgtctctattgggatgtgtctctattgggatgtgtctctattgggatgtgtcctgttgggatgtgtctgtgttgggatgtgtcctgttgggatgtgtctctgttgggatgtgtctctattgggatgtgtcctgttgggatgtgtctctgttgggatgtgtctctattgggatgtgtcctgttgggatgtgtctctgttgggatgtgtctctgttgggatgtgtctctgttgggatgtgtcctgttgggatgtgtctctgttgggatgtgtcctgttgggatgtgtctctgttgggatgtgtctctgttgggatgtgtcctgttgggatgtgtctctgttgggatgtgtcctgttgggatgtgtctctgttgggatgtgtcctgttgggatgtgtccctgttgggatgtgtcctgttgggatgtgtctctattgggatgtgtcctgttgggatgtgtccctgttgggatgtgtcctgttgggatgtgtctctgttgggatgtgtccctgttgggatgtgtccctgttgggatgtgtctctgttgggatgtgtctctattgggatgtgtctctactgggatgtgtctctgttgggatgtgtctctattgggatgtgtctctattgggatgtgtcctgttgggatgtgtctctattgggatgtgtcctgttgggatgtgtccctgttgggatgtgtctctattgggatgtgtcctgttgggatgtgtcctcttgggatgtgtctctattgggatgtgtcctgttgggatgtgtctctattgggatgtgtcctgttgggatgtgtcctgttgggatgtgtccctgttgggatgtgtctctgttgggatgtgtcctgttgggatgtgtccctgttgggatgtgtctctattgggatgtgtctctattgggatgtgtctctgttgggatgtgtctctattgggatgtgtctctgttgggatgtgtctctattgggatgtgtcctgttggaatgtgtccctgttgggatgtgtcctgttgggatgtgtctctattgggatgtgtcctgttgggatgtgtccctgttgggatgtgtcctgttgggatgtgtctctattgggatgtgtccctgttgggatgtgtccctgttgggatgtgtctctgttgggatgtgtctctattgggatgtgtctctactgggatgtgtccctgttgggatgtgtctctattgggatgtgtctctgttgggatgtgtcctgttgggatgtgtctctattgggatgtgtcctgttgggatgtgtcctgttgggatgtgtctctgttgggatgtgtctctattgggatgtgtcctgttgggatgtgtccctgttgggatgtgtcctgttgggatgtgtctctattgggatgtgtccctgttgggatgtgtccctgttgggatgtgtctctgttgggatgtgtctctattgggatgtgtctctactgggatgtgtccctgttgggatgtgtctctattgggatgtgtctctgttgggatgtgtctctgttgggatgtgtctctgttgggatgtgtctctattgggatgtgtccctgttgggatgtgtcctgttgggatgtgtctctgttgggatgtgtctctattgggatgtgtcctgttgggatgtgtctctgttgggatgtgtcctgttgggatgtgtctctattgggatgtgtctctattgggatgtgtcctgttgggatgtgtctctattgggatgtgtcctgttgggatgtgtctctattgggatgtgtctctattgggatgtgtccctgttgggatgtgtcctgctgggatgtgtccctgttgtGAGGGTGGggggtcctggcacaggttattccatggatgccccatccctggaagtttccCAGGCCAggatggagcaacctgggagagtggaaggtgtccctgcctctggcagggggtgggattggatgagctccaaggtcccttccaacccaaaccattccctgattcCAAGGTCTGTTCCCATCCAGGGTCCCATTCCATGGTTTTTGTCACACCAGTGAGTAAGAAAAATtcctgggaatcacagaatcatggaatggtttcGGAGGGACCAggggcagggccaccttccactctcccaggttgctcccccctggcctgggacacttccagggattctgGCCTGGGGTTTTCCCAAGTAAAATCCTCAGGAAGCACACGCTGGGGGTCTCTGCTGGCACAACTCCCATGGAGGATGGATTGAACCAGCAGGGAATTTGGCTGGAAGCATTCCCAGGAGGACAGAAACCAACACCAAAGGATCTCCCTCCACCTGTGTCACCAGCTTGGAACCCCTGGGGACAGAATTCCTGCTCTCAAATTCAGTGGGAATTTAGGGATGAGAGTTCCATCAATCAAGCTCAGGGGGTTTGTTCCACTGCTTggaacagcaaaagaaacagaaaataggaagaactaaagaaaaacaacGTGGTACTAACAAGGCAGCTCTGAAATATCTTCCCACTCCTCGTCCTGCTCTCCGACACAACCAGCTCAGACGTTTTTTGGGCCAAATGATCCACCTGAAATCAGAGAATAAAGTTTTGTGGGTTAAATCAAGCTGTTAAGTGTCTAACAGCACTCCAGGGAACACTTCAAGAGCTTCCTGAAAcctgaaaatgaagtttttgctgtgacagcagcaaaaaaaaaaatacacatttagaGAGCACAGGATGCAAAAAGGAATTTTGTGGCTGGAAATGGTGACTGAGGCTTTAGCAGGTGAATCACCactaaaggaggaaaagaagctTCACAAAAGGTCCCCAAAAGTTGGAGACGAGAGAGCAGAAGTTTTCCTACCTGAGGATTAGAAACATTTGGAGTGTGGATCCCTCCAGCTTCCTCTCCACAGGTGGAGTTTGTTTctaaaagagggaaagaggagtcAAACAAAGCTGTTTGTTCAGTGTGAACaaccagctctgccccagggaACACGGAAAACTCCGGGAACAGGAGCTTCCAGAGggctccagggaaggggcagcaagTCCCAAACTCCAGCAAGGATTAAATGTAATCTTAAATTCAGCCATTTCCTGTCCCAAACTCCAGcaagaattaaatttaaattcaacCATTTTCTGTCCCAAACTCCAGCAAGGATTAAATGTAATCTCAAATTCAGCCATTTCCTGTCCCAAACTCCagcaaatattaaatttaatcttAAATTCAGCCATTTCCTGTCCCAAACTCCagcaaatattaaatttaatctCAAATTCAGCCATTTCCTATCCCAGCTTCCAGCCACGGGCACCAAGAGGTGCTTGTGCCACGGGATCTCTGCAAAACCGGGATTgattcccagctccttcccacgCTGCCCTGCCAGAGGCTCATCTGCAGTGGGATTTGATCCCAAGATtccctgccagtgccagcagctggaaCAGGAACAGGCCCCCAAGGAGGAACAGCCAGTTCCAGGAATTTTTGTTGCTGGTTCTAattcctgctgccttttttctcccctgggATCCAGAAAAAAGCCTGGAATGGTTGAGGaaggctgtgcagcagctgtggaaaCGACACAAGGATTTCAGGGTTTCCCTGTGCCTCACAGTCCCCATAAATCAAACATTTACCAGCTCCCTCAGacaaaaagctgcattttgggaTAGTTTGGGAACTCTGATGGCTTTTTAAAGCAGCTGGCTGTGGTTGTTCCAGTTCTGCAGTGAGATAACAATCCTGACCTCCACGTGCTGTTTGCTCCACACTTCCATGGTTATTTGGGAAGAGCATGGAAATGGGAGCTGCTTTGGCAAAgctgcaccaaaaaaaacccccaaaaccccaaagccaaTGTTTGAAACCCTTTCTGCAAAGGAGCTCCAGGCTGTCTGGGTGTCTCTGCACAGGCTCTCCAGGAGGAGCAGATCAACCAGCAGAAAAATTCCCTCTCCAGGGatacacaggaagaaaataatggagATTTGAAGAGAGAAAACCGAGGGGTTTGTTCCAGGAAAAAGGCAACTCAGAGGCTTGAAAAATACCCTGAAATGTTACCTTGAGCTTCTGAAACATCCTCGTGGTTCTCATCCCCCACTTTGGTACCCAGGGCAGGATCCTCCTGCAGTAAGAAACAGGGCTCTGTCAGGGCAGGCACAGAAGGAAGGAGGTTTCTCCTCAGGCTTACTGGAAGGATTTGGGATCATTGGAACAAAGTGCAGTGAAATAACGGATTGGGATTGGGGAGGGAGAGGTTTCACCAcccctctgctgctcagcacttcTTGAGCAGTGACAGGCTGCAAAGTGGAGCAggaaaaacaaggcaaaaccgtcctgaattatttataaattatttaaatttataaatattgtCCTGCTTAAACATATCTGGAAGCAGAGGGGTTTTATTAATACTCTGCTGAAACaataacagctttttttctagatgctgcagcacaaaaaaacTTCAACAGGCTCCAACAGGCTCCACAAAAACCCCCGTGCTCTTACATTCACGTCCTGGATCTCTCCTCCCGGCTGGAGGGactcctcccccttcccttgcTCCAGGATGTCTCTGCCCACGTGTTCCATGCGCTGTTTCTCGGTGGTGATCTTCAGTTTGAGCAGGTGGAAGGGGGTGGGCACCTCCCCCACGTTGAGGTGGGTGGGCTCCTCGTTGAACACCAGCCCCTCACACTTGGCCTCCCTGAAGCCCGGGGGTTGGTAATCGGGGGGGGTCACTGCaggggggaggcagggaaggggtcACAGTGAGACACAGCCTTGTGGAGGGAACAGGAAAACTCTTCGCTCCtttaaatataaggaaaaactGTGCGTGTGGGGAGGGGAGTAATCAATGTTGAGCTTGGAGTGAGTGAAGCTCTTTTCTCTCCGCTGAGCAGGTGAAGCTGCTTGAGAGAGGCTGGAGATACAAAATAGAGGCTCTGATCTGTCATGATAAGGAAATAACTGCTCTGAAAGCAGGGCCAGAGGTTTGGAGAGTCACCAAACTAGAACTGGGCTGGCAAAGTGTGGGGCAGCCCTGGAAGCACCCCAAGAtccctgctctggggaaggGGGTGCCAGGATTGTGCTCCTGAGGCAAGATCACCCCCTTTCCCCTCGGAGCTTGGATGGGAAAACGAGAAAGAACATCATTTCCCAGGTGCCAGGGAGTGGGAATTTCCCAGTATTCCCGAGGGTTctggggaagcagggaagggggcAGGGTACCCTCGTCGTAGTAGAGCAGCTTCATGGTGAGGCAGACGTCGCTGGGCAGCGGGCTCAGGTTCTGCATCAGCACGAAGATCTTGCGGATGAGCAGGATGCTGGCTTTCCTTGTGTCCAGACACGGGATGGGAGAGCCA
It contains:
- the HORMAD1 gene encoding HORMA domain-containing protein 1 isoform X1; the encoded protein is MATAQKQRNCTSAVVFPKKIATEQQSLMLVKRLLAVAVSCITYLRGIFPESAYGTRYMDDVCVKILREDKNCPGSSQLVKWMLGCYDALQKKYVSPAASFQGGGKLRQIVLAVYTQPEDPQTVTECYHFKFKYTQHGPLLDFGRDPCGSPIPCLDTRKASILLIRKIFVLMQNLSPLPSDVCLTMKLLYYDEVTPPDYQPPGFREAKCEGLVFNEEPTHLNVGEVPTPFHLLKLKITTEKQRMEHVGRDILEQGKGEESLQPGGEIQDVNEDPALGTKVGDENHEDVSEAQETNSTCGEEAGGIHTPNVSNPQVDHLAQKTSELVVSESRTRSGKIFQSCLVHQAELSSSQDVLPKRRKLSEPKERF
- the HORMAD1 gene encoding HORMA domain-containing protein 1 isoform X2; this translates as MATAQKQRNCTSAVVFPKKIATEQQSLMLVKRLLAVAVSCITYLRGIFPESAYGTRYMDDVCVKILREDKNCPGSSQLVKWMLGCYDALQKKYLRQIVLAVYTQPEDPQTVTECYHFKFKYTQHGPLLDFGRDPCGSPIPCLDTRKASILLIRKIFVLMQNLSPLPSDVCLTMKLLYYDEVTPPDYQPPGFREAKCEGLVFNEEPTHLNVGEVPTPFHLLKLKITTEKQRMEHVGRDILEQGKGEESLQPGGEIQDVNEDPALGTKVGDENHEDVSEAQETNSTCGEEAGGIHTPNVSNPQVDHLAQKTSELVVSESRTRSGKIFQSCLVHQAELSSSQDVLPKRRKLSEPKERF